From a region of the Acinetobacter larvae genome:
- a CDS encoding 2-oxoglutarate dehydrogenase E1 component → MQEVADAPRLDTELSADSAAYIEELYEQYLSSPTSVGEDWRQYFDKYPKGDQPHGNIREQFLLLGRNSNRVQPVVQSQVSTEHERRQIGVLQLIAAYRNRGHQKARLDPLGLAKREEVPDLDLATHGLTKSDLDTVFNTGNLAIGKSEATLKEMIDTMEATYCSSIGAEYMHIVDTKEKRWIQQRLEGVKGQFNFSADQKKLFLERLTAAEGLEKYLGNKYVGAKRFGVEGGESFIPMMNEIIQRAGSVGCKEVVIGMPHRGRLNLLVNIMGKNPADLFGEFEGKISTTKGSGDVKYHQGFSSNVMTPGGEVHLALAFNPSHLEIVGPVVEGSVRARQVRRKDIGGDDVLPVIVHGDAAFAGQGVNQETFQMSQTRGFTVGGTVHVVVNNQVGFTTSDPRDARSTEYCTDVAKMIQAPIFHVNGDDPEAVAFIAHLAHDFRHTFRKDVVIDLFCYRRRGHNEADEPAATQPMMYQVINKKATTRTLYADQLVQEKVLDRATADQMIEDYRSDLEAGNHVANALVLEPNKKMYVDWTPYLGHAYTDVWDTSFPVERLKELGQRMRELPEGFVMQRQVSKVIDDRLKMQTGEIPLNWGAAETLAYATLLDEGYLVRLTGEDVGRGTFSHRHAKLHNQKDGSVYIPLCHIKENQPRVAIYDSLLSEIAVLAFEYGYSTTLPKSLVIWEAQFGDFANCAQVVIDQFIASGETKWQRVCGLTMLLPHGYEGQGPEHSSARLERYLQLCAEDNIQVITPTTPAQIFHALRRQAIRPIRKPLIVTSPKSLLRHKLAVSTLDDLATGGFQTVIDEIDAINHADVTRLVLCGGKVYYDLLEKRRELGLNNVAIIRVEQLYPYPEQRLQDVIDTYPNATELVWAQEEPKNQGAWLFIAPRLYEGVIKSGKALSIRYAGREASAAPACGSPYLHAKQQAQLVNDALAIAAEQSGETN, encoded by the coding sequence ATGCAAGAAGTTGCTGACGCTCCGCGTCTTGATACTGAACTTTCCGCTGATAGTGCGGCGTATATAGAAGAGCTTTACGAGCAATACCTATCATCACCAACCTCAGTCGGCGAGGATTGGCGTCAATATTTCGATAAATACCCTAAGGGCGATCAACCTCATGGTAATATTCGTGAGCAGTTCTTACTTTTAGGTCGTAATTCAAATCGTGTTCAACCTGTGGTGCAAAGCCAAGTCAGTACTGAACATGAAAGACGTCAAATAGGTGTATTGCAGCTTATTGCAGCATATCGTAATCGCGGTCATCAAAAAGCACGTCTCGACCCACTAGGGTTGGCAAAACGTGAAGAAGTGCCAGATTTAGATCTAGCAACACACGGCTTAACCAAGTCTGATCTTGATACCGTATTCAATACTGGTAACTTGGCCATCGGTAAGAGCGAAGCGACCTTAAAAGAAATGATCGACACCATGGAAGCAACGTATTGTAGCTCTATTGGTGCAGAATATATGCACATTGTTGATACCAAAGAAAAACGTTGGATTCAACAACGTTTGGAAGGGGTCAAGGGTCAATTCAATTTTTCAGCAGATCAAAAGAAACTATTCTTAGAACGCTTAACAGCTGCTGAAGGCTTAGAAAAATATCTTGGCAATAAATATGTTGGTGCAAAACGTTTTGGTGTAGAAGGTGGTGAGTCTTTTATTCCAATGATGAACGAAATCATTCAACGTGCCGGTTCTGTCGGATGTAAAGAAGTTGTGATCGGTATGCCACACCGTGGTCGTCTCAACTTGCTGGTTAACATCATGGGTAAAAACCCAGCAGACTTATTTGGTGAATTTGAAGGTAAAATTTCCACCACTAAAGGTTCTGGTGATGTGAAATATCACCAAGGTTTCTCATCAAACGTCATGACACCTGGTGGTGAAGTTCACTTAGCTTTGGCATTTAACCCATCACACTTAGAAATCGTTGGACCGGTAGTAGAAGGTTCAGTACGTGCGCGTCAAGTGCGTCGTAAAGACATTGGCGGTGATGATGTTTTACCTGTCATTGTCCATGGTGATGCTGCATTTGCTGGTCAAGGTGTGAACCAAGAAACCTTCCAAATGTCACAAACACGTGGCTTTACAGTTGGTGGTACAGTACATGTTGTTGTAAACAACCAAGTGGGTTTCACCACTTCAGATCCACGTGATGCACGTTCGACTGAATACTGTACTGATGTCGCAAAAATGATTCAGGCACCGATTTTCCATGTCAATGGTGATGATCCTGAAGCTGTAGCCTTTATTGCGCATCTTGCACATGACTTCCGTCATACTTTCCGTAAAGACGTTGTGATTGATTTGTTCTGCTATCGTCGTCGTGGTCATAACGAAGCCGATGAGCCTGCTGCAACACAACCAATGATGTATCAAGTGATTAATAAAAAAGCGACTACCCGTACGCTTTATGCTGATCAATTGGTACAAGAAAAAGTGCTAGATCGTGCGACTGCAGATCAAATGATCGAAGACTATCGTTCAGATTTAGAAGCTGGCAATCATGTGGCCAATGCATTGGTGCTTGAACCGAATAAGAAAATGTATGTCGATTGGACACCATATTTGGGTCATGCCTATACTGATGTTTGGGATACCTCTTTCCCTGTTGAGCGTTTAAAAGAGCTGGGTCAACGCATGCGTGAATTGCCTGAAGGCTTCGTGATGCAACGCCAAGTATCGAAAGTGATTGATGATCGCTTGAAAATGCAAACAGGCGAGATTCCTTTAAACTGGGGCGCGGCAGAAACTTTAGCTTATGCGACATTGCTTGATGAAGGCTATTTGGTGCGTTTGACTGGTGAAGACGTGGGTCGTGGTACTTTCTCACACCGTCATGCCAAACTACATAACCAAAAAGATGGTTCAGTTTATATTCCGCTTTGTCACATCAAAGAAAACCAACCGCGTGTTGCAATCTATGACTCACTGTTGTCAGAAATTGCAGTTTTGGCATTTGAATATGGTTATTCAACTACATTGCCAAAAAGCTTAGTCATTTGGGAAGCACAATTTGGTGACTTCGCAAACTGTGCACAAGTCGTAATCGATCAGTTCATCGCATCTGGTGAAACCAAGTGGCAACGTGTGTGTGGTTTAACCATGTTGCTACCCCATGGTTATGAAGGGCAAGGTCCAGAACATTCTTCTGCACGTTTAGAGCGTTATTTGCAGCTATGTGCCGAAGACAATATTCAAGTGATTACACCAACCACACCAGCACAAATTTTCCATGCTTTACGTCGTCAAGCGATTCGTCCAATTCGTAAGCCATTGATTGTTACTTCACCAAAATCATTGCTACGTCACAAACTTGCCGTATCGACTTTAGATGATTTGGCAACGGGTGGCTTCCAAACTGTGATTGATGAAATTGATGCAATCAATCATGCCGACGTAACACGTTTGGTATTGTGTGGCGGTAAAGTGTATTACGATTTACTCGAAAAACGTCGTGAATTGGGTCTAAACAATGTCGCGATTATCCGTGTGGAACAGCTTTATCCTTATCCAGAACAGCGTCTCCAAGACGTGATCGATACTTATCCAAATGCAACTGAATTGGTTTGGGCGCAAGAAGAGCCGAAAAACCAAGGTGCTTGGTTATTTATCGCACCACGTTTATATGAAGGCGTCATCAAGTCAGGTAAAGCATTGAGCATTCGCTATGCTGGTCGTGAAGCATCGGCAGCACCAGCATGTGGCTCACCTTATTTGCATGCAAAACAACAAGCTCAGCTGGTGAACGATGCACTTGCAATCGCAGCTGAACAATCAGGAGAAACAAACTAA
- the odhB gene encoding 2-oxoglutarate dehydrogenase complex dihydrolipoyllysine-residue succinyltransferase gives MATEIKAPVFPESVADGTIATWHKQVGESVSRDEVICDIETDKVVLEVVAPADGSLVAIIKNEGDTVLSDEIIAQFEAGAVAAAAPAAVEESSAQTQAGAAAVVERSQPVDVDGQAPAVRKALTETGINAADVAGTGRGGRITKEDVANHQTKPAASVTPLSVAVGERVEKRVPMTRLRKRVAERLLDATQSTAMLTTFNEVNMKPVMDMRKQYKEVFEKRHGARLGFMSFFVKAATEALKRFPAVNASIDGDDIVYHGFYDIGVAVSSDRGLVVPVLRDTDRMNYAEVENGIAGYAAKARAGKLAIEDMTGGTFTITNGGTFGSLLSTPILNTPQTAILGMHKIQERPMAVNGQVEILPMMYLALSYDHRLIDGKEAVQFLVTIKELLEEPAKLILDL, from the coding sequence ATGGCAACCGAAATTAAAGCACCGGTGTTCCCAGAGTCAGTTGCTGACGGAACGATCGCGACTTGGCATAAACAAGTTGGCGAATCAGTTTCACGTGATGAAGTAATTTGTGATATTGAAACCGATAAAGTTGTTTTAGAGGTTGTTGCTCCTGCAGACGGTAGCTTGGTAGCAATCATCAAAAACGAAGGTGATACAGTATTATCTGATGAAATCATCGCACAATTTGAAGCAGGTGCAGTCGCAGCTGCAGCACCTGCTGCAGTAGAAGAAAGTTCAGCACAAACCCAAGCTGGCGCTGCCGCAGTGGTTGAACGTTCACAACCTGTAGATGTAGATGGTCAAGCGCCTGCTGTGCGTAAAGCATTGACAGAAACCGGTATCAATGCCGCAGACGTTGCAGGCACTGGTCGTGGTGGTCGTATTACCAAAGAAGATGTTGCGAATCATCAAACTAAACCAGCTGCAAGCGTTACGCCATTAAGCGTTGCAGTCGGTGAGCGTGTTGAAAAACGTGTACCGATGACACGTCTACGTAAACGTGTTGCTGAACGTCTATTGGACGCAACGCAAAGCACAGCAATGTTGACAACCTTCAACGAAGTCAACATGAAGCCTGTAATGGATATGCGTAAGCAATACAAAGAAGTATTCGAAAAACGTCATGGTGCACGTTTAGGCTTTATGTCTTTCTTTGTGAAAGCGGCAACTGAAGCATTAAAACGCTTCCCAGCTGTGAACGCGTCTATTGACGGTGATGACATTGTTTATCATGGTTTCTATGACATCGGTGTCGCGGTTTCATCTGATCGTGGTTTGGTGGTTCCTGTACTACGTGATACAGATCGCATGAACTATGCTGAAGTTGAAAACGGTATTGCGGGTTATGCAGCAAAAGCACGTGCTGGTAAATTAGCGATTGAAGATATGACTGGCGGTACTTTTACTATTACTAATGGTGGTACTTTCGGTTCATTGCTTTCTACTCCGATTCTTAATACACCACAAACAGCAATTTTAGGCATGCACAAAATCCAAGAGCGTCCTATGGCTGTAAATGGTCAAGTTGAAATCTTGCCAATGATGTATTTGGCACTTTCTTATGACCACCGTTTAATCGATGGTAAAGAAGCTGTTCAATTCCTTGTAACAATTAAAGAATTGTTAGAAGAGCCTGCAAAACTGATCCTTGATCTTTAA
- the sdhA gene encoding succinate dehydrogenase flavoprotein subunit has translation MGAITPKEDYTNIQNLTFDAVIVGGGGSGMRASYQLAQAGLKVAVLTKVFPTRSHTVAAQGGIGASLGNMQEDNWHFHFYDTVKGSDWLGDQDAIEFMCREAPKVVYELEHLGMPFDRNADGTIYQRPFGGHSANYGDKPVPRACAAADRTGHALLHTLYQSNVKMGTQFFVEWIALDLIRNEDGDVLGVTAIDQETGNIAVFQAKATLFATGGAGRVYRASTNAYINTGDGLGMAARAGIPLQDMEFWQFHPTGVAGAGVLLTEGCRGEGAILRNKDGEPFMERYAPTLKDLAPRDFVSRSMDQEIKEGRGCGPKGDYILLDMTHLGADTIMKRLPSVFEIGKKFANVDITKEPIPVVPTIHYQMGGIPTNMHGQVVIPEAKPEGELIAGYNGETKEYEAKTSLNYTKPVKGFYAIGECSCVSVHGANRLGTNSLLDLVVFGKAAGEHIIDYVTKHHGDEYAPLPTDVLEKTLARVRHLDETTTGENAQEVADEIREIVQNHAGVFRTQALLDEGVKQILALEPRVRNIHLKDKSKVFNTARIEALEVENLYEVAKATLISAAARKECRGAHTVVDYELPPDHPVYSYGRRDDEWMKHTLWYSSDNRLEYKPVRYTPLTVDPIEPKPRTF, from the coding sequence ATGGGCGCGATAACCCCTAAAGAAGACTATACAAATATACAAAACCTCACTTTCGATGCTGTGATCGTTGGTGGTGGTGGTTCTGGCATGCGTGCATCTTATCAGCTTGCCCAAGCAGGTTTGAAAGTTGCGGTATTGACCAAAGTATTCCCAACACGTTCTCACACAGTTGCTGCGCAAGGCGGTATTGGTGCGTCTCTTGGGAATATGCAAGAAGATAACTGGCATTTCCACTTCTATGACACGGTAAAAGGTTCTGACTGGTTAGGTGACCAAGATGCAATCGAGTTTATGTGTCGTGAAGCACCTAAAGTCGTGTATGAGTTAGAACACTTAGGTATGCCATTTGACCGTAACGCGGATGGTACCATTTACCAACGTCCATTCGGTGGTCACTCTGCAAACTATGGTGACAAACCTGTACCACGTGCTTGTGCAGCAGCTGACCGTACTGGACATGCGCTTTTGCATACCCTATATCAAAGCAACGTGAAAATGGGTACTCAGTTCTTTGTTGAATGGATTGCGCTTGATCTGATCCGTAATGAAGATGGCGATGTATTGGGTGTGACTGCAATTGACCAAGAGACAGGCAATATTGCAGTATTCCAAGCCAAAGCAACATTGTTTGCAACTGGTGGTGCGGGTCGTGTTTATCGTGCATCAACCAATGCTTATATTAATACAGGTGACGGTCTAGGTATGGCTGCGCGTGCTGGTATTCCATTACAAGATATGGAATTCTGGCAGTTCCACCCAACAGGTGTGGCGGGTGCGGGTGTATTGTTAACCGAAGGTTGCCGTGGTGAAGGCGCGATCTTACGTAACAAAGATGGCGAACCATTCATGGAACGTTATGCCCCAACTTTAAAAGACTTGGCGCCACGTGACTTCGTATCACGTTCTATGGACCAAGAAATTAAAGAAGGTCGTGGTTGTGGACCTAAAGGTGATTATATCTTATTGGATATGACTCACTTAGGTGCAGATACCATTATGAAACGTCTACCATCTGTATTTGAAATTGGTAAGAAATTTGCCAACGTAGACATTACCAAAGAGCCAATTCCTGTTGTGCCAACAATCCATTACCAAATGGGTGGTATTCCAACCAACATGCATGGTCAGGTTGTTATTCCAGAAGCTAAGCCAGAAGGCGAGTTGATTGCTGGATATAACGGTGAAACCAAAGAGTACGAAGCGAAAACCTCACTGAACTACACAAAACCTGTGAAAGGTTTCTATGCAATTGGTGAATGTTCTTGCGTTTCTGTACATGGTGCGAACCGTTTAGGAACCAACTCATTATTGGACTTGGTCGTGTTTGGTAAAGCTGCTGGTGAACATATTATTGATTATGTGACCAAACACCATGGTGATGAGTATGCACCATTACCAACAGATGTATTGGAAAAAACTTTAGCGCGTGTACGCCATCTAGACGAAACAACTACGGGTGAAAATGCCCAAGAAGTTGCAGATGAAATTCGTGAAATCGTACAAAATCACGCAGGTGTATTCCGTACCCAAGCTTTATTAGATGAAGGTGTGAAGCAGATTTTAGCGCTTGAGCCACGTGTGCGTAACATTCATCTGAAAGACAAGTCTAAAGTCTTTAATACTGCGCGTATTGAAGCACTTGAAGTTGAGAACTTGTACGAAGTCGCGAAAGCAACATTGATCTCTGCTGCTGCACGTAAAGAATGTCGTGGTGCACATACCGTGGTTGACTATGAGTTACCGCCGGATCACCCTGTTTATTCTTATGGTCGCCGCGATGATGAGTGGATGAAGCATACATTATGGTATTCATCAGATAACCGTTTAGAGTATAAACCTGTGCGTTATACCCCATTGACTGTTGATCCAATTGAACCTAAGCCACGTACATTCTAA
- the sdhC gene encoding succinate dehydrogenase, cytochrome b556 subunit, whose protein sequence is MPAVKSNRPVNLSMGQVLAVNLRSPVAIASILHRLSGVIVFLLVPVLLWLLDKSLSSPEGFEYVKNVVFGNFFVRFIVWVFVAGLIYHFVNGIKHLLADLGYAEELQSGRIAATISLILSVVGIIAAFVWIMF, encoded by the coding sequence ATGCCCGCTGTGAAAAGCAACAGACCTGTCAATTTGTCCATGGGTCAAGTGTTAGCGGTAAATTTACGCTCACCCGTGGCTATTGCATCAATTCTACACCGTCTATCAGGTGTAATCGTATTCTTATTGGTTCCCGTTCTACTCTGGCTTTTGGATAAATCGCTTTCATCACCAGAAGGTTTTGAATACGTTAAAAATGTCGTATTTGGAAACTTCTTCGTACGTTTTATCGTGTGGGTATTTGTAGCGGGATTAATCTACCATTTTGTTAATGGTATCAAGCATTTACTTGCTGATTTAGGTTATGCTGAAGAGCTACAAAGTGGTCGTATTGCAGCAACCATTTCATTGATCTTGTCTGTGGTAGGTATTATCGCAGCCTTTGTATGGATTATGTTCTAA
- a CDS encoding succinate dehydrogenase iron-sulfur subunit: MSSRGTRTFEIYRYDPDKDKAPYMQTFKLELTEKHRMLLDALLALKVQDETLTFRRSCREGICGSDGVNINGKNGLACLWNLNDLPEKIVIRPLPGLPVIKDLVVDMNQFYEQYNKIHPFLINDQPAPPKERLQSPEEREHLNGLYECILCACCSTSCPSFWWNPDKFLGPSALLNAYRFIIDSRDNATQERLARLDDPFSLFRCKGIMNCVSVCPKGLNPTKAIGHIRNMLLDQAG; encoded by the coding sequence ATGAGTAGTAGAGGAACTCGTACGTTCGAAATCTATCGCTATGATCCTGATAAGGATAAAGCACCGTATATGCAAACTTTTAAGCTTGAGTTGACTGAAAAGCACCGTATGTTGCTTGATGCTTTACTTGCGCTTAAGGTTCAAGATGAAACCCTAACATTCCGTCGTTCTTGCCGTGAAGGTATTTGCGGATCAGATGGTGTGAATATTAATGGTAAGAATGGTTTGGCCTGTTTGTGGAACTTAAACGATTTACCAGAAAAAATCGTTATTCGTCCATTGCCTGGCTTGCCTGTGATTAAAGATTTAGTTGTGGATATGAATCAGTTCTACGAACAGTACAACAAAATTCATCCTTTCTTAATCAATGATCAGCCAGCGCCACCGAAAGAACGTTTACAATCACCTGAAGAGCGTGAACACCTCAATGGTTTGTATGAATGTATCTTGTGTGCGTGTTGTTCAACATCTTGCCCATCATTCTGGTGGAACCCAGATAAGTTCTTAGGTCCATCTGCGTTATTAAATGCTTACCGTTTCATTATCGATTCACGTGATAATGCAACCCAAGAACGTTTGGCACGTTTGGACGATCCATTCTCCTTGTTCCGTTGTAAAGGGATTATGAACTGCGTTTCTGTTTGTCCTAAAGGCTTGAACCCGACTAAGGCAATTGGTCACATCCGTAATATGTTGCTCGACCAAGCAGGATAA
- the sdhD gene encoding succinate dehydrogenase, hydrophobic membrane anchor protein — MKSATGLTGSGSRDWFIQRVSAVVLAVYTVVVLGWILCHGGFSYEQWAGFMMTLPMKIFSLLAILSLVAHAWIGMWQVFTDYVTTRQMGPSASGLRLVLISAVIIAVFAYAIWAIQIFWAN; from the coding sequence ATGAAAAGTGCTACAGGTTTAACAGGATCAGGTTCTCGCGATTGGTTTATTCAACGTGTAAGTGCTGTTGTGTTGGCTGTATATACTGTTGTGGTTTTGGGATGGATTCTCTGCCATGGCGGTTTTAGCTATGAGCAATGGGCAGGCTTTATGATGACTTTACCAATGAAGATTTTCTCTTTATTGGCAATCTTATCACTTGTTGCACACGCATGGATTGGTATGTGGCAGGTATTCACGGATTATGTGACTACTCGTCAAATGGGTCCTTCAGCGTCAGGGTTACGCCTTGTGCTGATTTCAGCGGTAATTATTGCTGTATTTGCGTATGCGATCTGGGCAATCCAGATTTTCTGGGCAAATTGA